A genomic region of Janthinobacterium lividum contains the following coding sequences:
- a CDS encoding O-acetylhomoserine aminocarboxypropyltransferase, protein MSGPKYPGFDTLSLHAGAAPDPATGARATPIHFTSSFAFKSSEHAASLFNMERAGHVYSRISNPTNAVLEERIAALEGGVAGIATASGQAAMHLGLCTIAGAGSHIVASRALYGGSHNLLAYTLKRFGIATTFVDPRDVDAWRAAIRPDTKVLFAETLGNPGLDVLDIPTIAALAHEHQLPLMLDSTFTTPYLLRPFEHGADLVFHSATKFLCGHGTAIGGLLVDGGTFDWQAAYDRTGRFAELCEPYEGFHGMVFAEESTVAPFALRARREGLRDFGAVMSPHNAFAILQGIETLGLRMDRHVANTRKVIDFLLANPAVESVSYPELPSHPDYELAKTLLPKGAGGVFTFRLRGDRAAGQRFVDSLKIFSHLANVGDAKSLVIHPASTTHFRVPDDQLEQAGITQGTMRLSVGLEDADDLIEDLARGLKLSQKGA, encoded by the coding sequence ATGAGCGGCCCGAAATACCCCGGTTTCGATACTTTATCCCTGCACGCGGGCGCCGCGCCCGACCCGGCCACGGGCGCGCGCGCCACGCCCATCCATTTCACGTCCTCGTTTGCCTTCAAGAGCTCGGAGCATGCGGCCTCGCTGTTCAATATGGAGCGGGCCGGCCACGTGTATTCGCGCATCTCGAATCCCACCAACGCCGTGCTGGAAGAGCGCATCGCCGCGCTCGAAGGGGGTGTGGCCGGCATCGCCACGGCCAGCGGCCAGGCTGCCATGCACCTTGGTTTATGTACCATCGCCGGCGCGGGATCGCACATCGTCGCTTCGCGCGCCCTGTACGGCGGCTCGCACAACCTGCTGGCCTATACCCTGAAACGCTTCGGCATAGCCACCACCTTTGTCGATCCGCGCGACGTGGACGCCTGGCGCGCCGCCATCCGCCCAGATACAAAAGTGCTGTTTGCGGAAACCCTGGGCAATCCCGGCCTCGACGTGCTGGACATCCCGACCATCGCCGCCCTGGCGCATGAACACCAGTTGCCGCTGATGCTCGATTCGACGTTTACCACGCCGTATCTGCTGCGCCCCTTCGAGCATGGCGCCGACCTGGTGTTCCACTCGGCCACCAAGTTTTTATGCGGCCACGGCACGGCCATCGGCGGCCTGCTCGTCGATGGCGGCACCTTCGACTGGCAAGCGGCGTACGACAGGACGGGCCGTTTCGCCGAATTGTGCGAACCGTATGAAGGCTTCCACGGCATGGTCTTTGCCGAGGAATCGACGGTGGCGCCGTTCGCCCTGCGCGCGCGGCGCGAAGGCTTGCGCGATTTCGGCGCCGTCATGAGCCCGCACAACGCCTTCGCCATCCTGCAGGGCATCGAAACCCTGGGCCTGCGCATGGACCGCCACGTGGCCAACACGCGCAAGGTGATTGACTTCCTGCTGGCCAATCCAGCCGTGGAATCCGTGTCCTACCCCGAGCTGCCGTCGCATCCCGACTACGAACTGGCAAAAACCCTGCTGCCGAAAGGCGCGGGCGGCGTGTTCACCTTCCGCCTGCGCGGCGACCGCGCGGCGGGCCAGCGCTTTGTCGACAGCCTGAAGATCTTCTCGCACCTGGCCAATGTGGGCGACGCCAAGTCGCTCGTCATCCACCCCGCCTCCACCACGCATTTCCGCGTGCCGGACGATCAACTGGAACAGGCCGGCATCACGCAGGGCACCATGCGCCTGTCGGTAGGCCTGGAAGACGCCGATGATTTGATCGAAGACCTGGCCCGTGGCCTGAAACTGTCGCAGAAAGGCGCCTGA
- a CDS encoding alpha/beta fold hydrolase produces MLFTIDHTVAYCYTGGKPYNPGQPTAVFIHGAQNDHSVWALQTRYFAHHGWNVLAVDLPGHGRSLGTAKDNVADLARWILAVLDAAGAAKAMLIGHSMGSLIALEAAHLAPERVSHLAMLGSTYPMKVSPALLETSLSDEQAAIDMVNIWSHSSIAQKPSFPGPGFYAMGGARRLKQRIAALNPDHVFHTDFFACNAYANGEIAAASVHCPTLFIFGARDMMTPPKSTRLLTAAIAHGTVVQVDSGHELMAEQPDAVLDALFAFAQSTPA; encoded by the coding sequence ATGCTGTTCACCATCGACCATACCGTCGCCTACTGCTACACGGGCGGCAAACCATACAACCCGGGCCAGCCGACGGCCGTCTTCATCCACGGCGCGCAGAACGACCATTCCGTGTGGGCCCTGCAAACGCGCTATTTTGCCCACCACGGCTGGAACGTGCTGGCCGTCGACTTGCCCGGCCACGGGCGCAGCCTGGGTACGGCCAAGGATAATGTCGCCGACCTGGCGCGCTGGATACTGGCCGTGCTGGACGCTGCCGGCGCGGCCAAGGCCATGCTGATCGGCCACAGCATGGGTTCATTGATCGCGCTGGAAGCGGCGCACCTGGCGCCGGAGCGCGTCAGCCACCTGGCCATGCTGGGTTCCACCTACCCGATGAAGGTCTCGCCGGCGCTGCTGGAAACGTCATTGAGCGATGAACAGGCGGCCATCGACATGGTCAATATCTGGTCGCATTCGTCGATCGCGCAAAAGCCGTCGTTTCCCGGCCCCGGCTTCTATGCGATGGGCGGCGCGCGGCGCTTGAAACAGCGCATCGCCGCCCTCAATCCCGATCACGTGTTTCACACGGATTTTTTTGCCTGCAATGCCTACGCGAACGGCGAAATCGCCGCCGCTTCGGTACACTGCCCGACTTTATTCATTTTCGGCGCGCGCGACATGATGACGCCGCCCAAATCGACCCGGCTGCTGACAGCGGCAATCGCGCATGGCACGGTGGTGCAGGTCGACAGCGGGCACGAATTGATGGCCGAGCAGCCCGACGCCGTGCTCGACGCGCTGTTTGCGTTTGCGCAAAGCACCCCGGCATGA
- a CDS encoding PoNe immunity protein domain-containing protein produces MMLLNTLLDELTGRGSGTEDERYERYKWLEQLRFTNPLADEGGPMAGIPYYQWCRLPQALVVAGQRTDLLVGTTSALYLVFEGRHAAAFAAELGLQYDANNRIDRPGGLDELLDAYEEQADGSWNTLPNEPPTPPLAGWDDVYFRVRDLSDGRTIQSVTTIAYESSRFPGYTLLGTTMVGVGAIIHDDETAQHMQQIFADWAIQRDCAATCPASSTPWPHTPRQVPPSPFDFNRNLAYLDALLAAYVRAQAQAENDGGDAAYWACAAASTAYQVFSLRYTAGLPLPDVETALEAAVAACETARAALAEAYDDDALPAFDFEQLTDYARTLQLLGATLLFGRHDLAARLTALQTAFDGEDGVYEALLSAIDPQRPAVDEWYFAEPYSALYECLDADDPAQQLEHLRHYLATWHGALVREDWFNGHLRAQGLGGYYGLWAFEAAAAAKQLGLDRGALAHWVMPPAP; encoded by the coding sequence ATGATGTTGTTGAATACCCTGCTCGATGAATTGACTGGCCGAGGCAGCGGCACGGAAGATGAACGCTACGAACGCTATAAATGGCTGGAACAGCTGCGTTTCACCAACCCGCTGGCGGACGAAGGCGGCCCCATGGCCGGCATTCCGTACTACCAATGGTGCCGGCTGCCGCAGGCGCTGGTCGTGGCGGGCCAGCGCACGGATCTGCTGGTCGGCACCACGAGCGCCCTGTACCTGGTCTTCGAGGGCCGCCACGCGGCAGCCTTCGCGGCCGAACTGGGCCTGCAATACGACGCCAACAACCGCATCGACCGCCCCGGTGGCCTCGACGAGCTGCTCGACGCCTATGAAGAGCAGGCGGACGGCAGCTGGAACACCCTGCCGAATGAACCGCCAACGCCACCGCTGGCCGGCTGGGACGACGTGTACTTCCGCGTGCGCGACCTGAGCGACGGCAGGACCATCCAGAGCGTGACGACCATCGCCTACGAGAGCAGCCGCTTCCCTGGCTACACCCTGCTGGGCACGACCATGGTGGGCGTCGGCGCCATCATCCACGACGACGAAACGGCGCAGCATATGCAGCAAATCTTCGCCGACTGGGCCATCCAGCGCGATTGCGCCGCCACCTGCCCGGCTTCGTCCACGCCCTGGCCCCACACACCGCGCCAGGTGCCACCCTCCCCGTTCGACTTTAACCGCAACCTGGCTTACCTCGACGCCCTGCTGGCCGCCTATGTCCGCGCGCAGGCGCAGGCGGAAAACGACGGTGGCGACGCGGCCTACTGGGCGTGCGCGGCCGCCAGCACGGCTTACCAGGTCTTCTCGCTGCGCTACACGGCAGGCTTGCCTTTGCCTGACGTGGAAACGGCGCTGGAAGCGGCCGTTGCCGCCTGCGAAACGGCGCGCGCGGCCCTGGCCGAGGCCTACGATGACGACGCCTTGCCCGCCTTTGATTTCGAACAATTGACGGACTATGCGCGCACGCTGCAGCTGCTGGGCGCGACCCTGCTGTTCGGCCGCCACGACCTGGCCGCGCGCCTGACCGCCCTGCAAACGGCCTTCGATGGCGAAGATGGCGTGTACGAAGCGCTGTTGTCCGCCATCGATCCGCAGCGTCCCGCCGTCGACGAATGGTATTTCGCCGAGCCCTATTCGGCCCTGTACGAGTGCCTGGACGCGGACGATCCCGCGCAGCAGCTCGAGCACCTGCGGCATTACCTGGCTACCTGGCATGGCGCGCTGGTGCGCGAAGACTGGTTCAACGGCCATTTGCGCGCGCAGGGCCTGGGCGGCTATTACGGCCTGTGGGCCTTCGAGGCCGCCGCCGCGGCAAAGCAGCTGGGGCTCGATCGCGGCGCGCTGGCGCACTGGGTCATGCCGCCGGCGCCCTGA
- a CDS encoding WG repeat-containing protein, with product MINTAALFSTAFLPGQAGFDTDAITGLAEWRLDTPMLFKLLVGAGAQATAWPIYDDGEDCPCVLAAPMVQAQASWQALSALMDRPRDAAAIVARGAISALLAGGQPWLILDCVQLIPHDIGTPEYAAGLEGLRAEAQALHLALQRGEREALAPLLAAGAASPATGYWSATAVAQLADVEELAADELPFLQGLEVVGWEEDVLCHEVSAAGEPDVTGLVTPYGRWIVPLSQRYVDLGVYYADDGWITFATADAPDAHGVLDLNGMVLLPPAPGALYVITPHLLQQIDADGASRLLRLPDGALLIDRVDNMCLREDGLIDIERQTDQTDDDEKRNVHGVVDKTGKVVVPTAYSSVQDFGTKKKIAIVSQRIAGRFLFGLVNSQGELLAPCQYEAIDCATTSSPPKLRKNLIFAIDAQGLACMLTLDGKQVFTPLYPPAHHLRGVAVQSDFLYVVKDGMAWSMDFTGQLLEQFDTVENFKAAITAQLSEAMGLSKKKPVRRRSFTPAQILAKADREQLRAMAALLLLGDAELAARCVDITLEELAEDDPEEAYEGDTPEAACFFLLWSTAADALGHGTTLDWKAVDEVPRIGQHIELPALRDFRWTEREDGDAMAEGLAAIAAHLAPHQLRLVNVHGGEDTYYLGVVRTEDAEAFSKLALQAALRPVLL from the coding sequence ATGATCAATACCGCAGCCCTGTTCAGCACCGCCTTTTTGCCCGGCCAGGCCGGTTTCGACACCGACGCCATCACGGGCCTGGCCGAATGGCGGCTGGACACGCCGATGCTGTTCAAGCTGCTCGTCGGCGCCGGCGCGCAAGCCACCGCCTGGCCCATCTACGACGATGGCGAGGACTGCCCCTGCGTGCTGGCCGCGCCAATGGTCCAGGCGCAAGCCAGCTGGCAAGCCTTGTCCGCCCTGATGGACAGGCCGCGCGACGCGGCCGCCATCGTCGCGCGCGGCGCCATCAGCGCCCTGCTGGCGGGCGGCCAGCCGTGGCTGATCCTCGATTGCGTGCAGCTGATCCCGCACGATATCGGCACGCCGGAATACGCGGCCGGGCTCGAGGGCCTGCGCGCCGAGGCGCAAGCCCTGCACCTTGCCCTGCAGCGTGGCGAGCGGGAAGCGCTGGCGCCCCTGCTGGCCGCCGGCGCCGCATCGCCCGCCACCGGCTACTGGTCGGCCACGGCCGTCGCGCAGCTGGCCGATGTCGAGGAACTCGCCGCGGACGAACTGCCTTTCCTGCAAGGACTGGAAGTGGTGGGATGGGAGGAAGACGTGCTGTGCCATGAAGTGAGCGCCGCCGGCGAACCGGACGTCACCGGCCTGGTCACGCCCTATGGCCGCTGGATCGTGCCGCTGTCGCAGCGCTATGTCGACCTGGGCGTTTACTACGCGGACGATGGCTGGATCACCTTTGCCACGGCGGATGCCCCCGATGCGCACGGCGTGCTGGACCTCAACGGCATGGTGCTGCTGCCGCCCGCCCCCGGCGCCCTGTATGTGATTACCCCCCATCTGTTGCAGCAGATCGATGCAGACGGCGCCAGCCGCCTGCTGCGCCTGCCCGATGGCGCGCTGCTCATCGACAGGGTCGACAACATGTGCTTGCGTGAAGACGGCTTGATCGACATCGAACGCCAGACAGACCAGACAGACGATGACGAGAAGCGCAATGTGCACGGCGTGGTCGACAAGACAGGCAAGGTCGTGGTGCCGACTGCCTATAGCTCCGTGCAGGATTTTGGCACGAAAAAGAAGATCGCCATCGTCAGCCAGCGCATCGCCGGGCGCTTCCTGTTTGGCCTGGTCAATAGCCAGGGCGAGCTGCTGGCGCCATGCCAGTATGAGGCCATCGACTGCGCCACCACCTCGTCGCCGCCCAAGCTGCGCAAGAACCTGATCTTCGCCATCGATGCGCAAGGCCTGGCCTGCATGCTGACACTGGATGGAAAACAGGTTTTCACGCCCCTGTATCCGCCCGCCCACCATTTGCGCGGCGTGGCCGTGCAAAGCGATTTTTTATATGTCGTCAAGGATGGCATGGCCTGGAGCATGGATTTCACGGGCCAGTTGCTGGAGCAGTTCGACACCGTGGAGAACTTCAAGGCAGCCATCACGGCGCAACTGAGCGAAGCCATGGGACTGAGCAAAAAGAAACCCGTCAGGCGACGCAGCTTTACGCCGGCACAGATCCTGGCCAAGGCCGACCGCGAGCAGTTGCGCGCCATGGCCGCCCTGCTCTTGCTGGGCGATGCGGAACTGGCCGCACGCTGCGTGGACATCACTTTGGAAGAGCTGGCGGAGGACGACCCCGAAGAAGCATACGAAGGCGACACGCCCGAAGCGGCGTGCTTCTTCCTGCTCTGGTCCACGGCCGCCGATGCGCTGGGCCACGGCACCACCCTGGACTGGAAAGCCGTCGACGAAGTGCCGCGCATCGGCCAGCATATCGAACTGCCCGCGCTACGGGACTTCCGCTGGACGGAGCGGGAAGATGGCGACGCCATGGCCGAAGGCCTGGCCGCCATCGCCGCCCACCTGGCGCCGCATCAGCTGCGCCTGGTGAACGTGCACGGCGGCGAAGACACGTATTACCTGGGCGTGGTGCGCACGGAGGATGCGGAGGCGTTCAGCAAGCTGGCGCTGCAGGCGGCCTTGCGGCCCGTGCTGCTGTGA
- a CDS encoding YihY family inner membrane protein — MFSKYIFPIFQYLWRTLSMGLAVVRGLTWSETRDLLQFARRRVREESLPQVAGSLTFATVFALVPLLTLALAIFTTFPLFNTFRHALEDYFVQSVMPKGISNTILGYLTTFASKATRLSAIGAGALIVTSVGMMGLIERVFNRIWRVRQERRWTKRLLVYWAIVTLGPLLVGVSLTVTSRVFIATSGVVGAVPFLGTVFYTLVSIGLTMLAFTLLYIAVPNRDVDWRDAAWGGLLAALAFEVAKRGFGEFIQEFPTYSRIYGALAALPLFLVWIYLSWMITLVGALLVAALPVVKYERWWYEAVPGSEFVDAVAILKVLHQACHCADSALVGAAEIRRSTRLGFEEMETLLDKMVQQGWVGRVNVEGAVRVQWGKRVADSSDHWVLLGNVNRISLADVYRLFVFGGMRVNSGYPAGSTNERDIQAAIDAAALAAQVENAVEQGLGLTLAQHFGEVRCA; from the coding sequence ATGTTTTCAAAATATATATTCCCCATCTTCCAATACCTGTGGCGCACCTTGAGCATGGGGCTCGCCGTCGTGCGCGGCCTGACGTGGTCCGAAACGCGCGACCTGCTGCAGTTCGCGCGCCGCCGCGTGCGCGAAGAAAGCCTGCCGCAAGTGGCTGGCAGCCTGACGTTTGCCACCGTGTTCGCGCTGGTGCCGCTGCTCACCCTGGCCCTGGCGATCTTCACCACTTTCCCCCTGTTCAATACCTTCCGCCACGCGCTGGAAGATTATTTCGTGCAAAGCGTGATGCCCAAGGGCATATCGAACACCATCCTCGGCTACCTGACGACGTTCGCCTCGAAGGCCACGCGCCTGTCGGCCATCGGCGCCGGTGCCCTGATTGTCACGTCGGTGGGCATGATGGGCTTGATCGAGCGCGTCTTCAACCGCATCTGGCGCGTGCGCCAGGAGCGCCGCTGGACCAAGCGCCTGCTGGTCTACTGGGCCATCGTTACCCTGGGGCCTTTGCTGGTGGGCGTGTCGCTGACGGTGACCTCGCGCGTCTTCATCGCCACCAGCGGCGTGGTGGGCGCCGTGCCGTTCCTCGGCACCGTGTTCTATACCCTGGTGTCGATCGGCCTGACCATGCTGGCGTTTACCCTGCTCTACATCGCCGTGCCGAACCGCGACGTGGACTGGCGCGACGCGGCCTGGGGCGGCCTGCTGGCGGCGCTGGCGTTCGAGGTGGCCAAGCGGGGCTTCGGCGAATTCATCCAGGAATTCCCCACCTATTCACGCATCTACGGCGCACTGGCCGCCTTGCCGCTGTTCCTCGTGTGGATATACCTGAGCTGGATGATCACCCTCGTGGGAGCCTTGCTGGTGGCTGCCTTGCCCGTCGTGAAATATGAGCGCTGGTGGTACGAAGCGGTGCCGGGCAGCGAATTCGTCGATGCTGTCGCCATTTTGAAAGTGCTGCACCAGGCTTGCCACTGCGCCGATTCGGCCCTGGTGGGCGCGGCCGAGATCCGCCGCAGCACGCGCCTGGGCTTCGAGGAAATGGAAACCCTGCTCGACAAGATGGTGCAGCAGGGCTGGGTGGGAAGAGTCAACGTGGAAGGCGCCGTGCGGGTACAGTGGGGCAAGCGCGTGGCCGACAGTTCCGACCACTGGGTCTTGCTGGGCAATGTCAACCGCATCAGCCTGGCCGACGTCTACCGGCTGTTCGTCTTCGGCGGCATGCGCGTGAACTCCGGCTATCCGGCCGGTTCCACCAATGAACGCGATATCCAGGCGGCCATCGATGCAGCCGCCCTGGCGGCGCAGGTGGAAAACGCCGTGGAGCAGGGGCTGGGCCTGACCCTGGCGCAGCATTTCGGCGAAGTGCGCTGCGCCTGA
- the wrbA gene encoding NAD(P)H:quinone oxidoreductase, with amino-acid sequence MKPTNLIILVLFYSRHGATRQLAELIAQGVESVPGCDARLRTVPAVSTVAEATAPEVPPDGAPYVELEDLQECAGLALGSPTRFGNMAAAMKYFWDGTASDWLAGSLSGKPACVFTSTGSLHGGQESTLLSMMIPLFHHGMLVMGLPYTHPELMTTSTGGSPYGATHWSGIDGDKALSEDEKRLAIALGRRLAENAAKLAGA; translated from the coding sequence ATGAAGCCAACCAATCTGATTATTCTCGTATTGTTTTATTCACGCCATGGCGCCACGCGCCAGCTGGCCGAGTTGATAGCCCAGGGAGTGGAAAGCGTGCCTGGCTGCGATGCGCGCCTGCGCACCGTGCCCGCCGTCTCCACGGTGGCCGAAGCGACGGCGCCGGAAGTGCCGCCTGATGGCGCTCCTTATGTGGAACTGGAAGACTTGCAGGAATGCGCGGGCCTGGCCCTGGGGTCGCCCACGCGCTTCGGCAACATGGCCGCCGCCATGAAGTATTTCTGGGATGGCACGGCCAGCGACTGGCTGGCCGGCAGCCTGTCCGGCAAGCCCGCCTGCGTGTTCACGTCCACGGGCAGCCTGCACGGCGGCCAGGAATCGACCCTGCTGTCGATGATGATCCCCCTCTTCCACCATGGCATGCTGGTCATGGGCCTGCCCTACACGCATCCCGAGCTGATGACGACGTCCACCGGCGGCTCGCCCTACGGCGCCACGCACTGGTCGGGCATAGACGGCGACAAGGCCTTGAGCGAAGATGAAAAACGCCTGGCCATCGCCCTGGGCCGGCGCCTGGCGGAAAATGCCGCGAAACTGGCAGGCGCATGA
- a CDS encoding DUF2069 domain-containing protein, which yields MHGVLHKYFHWGAIASLVTLIVWCVLWETVIAPLQPGGSWVVLKAAPLLIPLYGVIKRDVYTLQWSSMVILLYFTEGVVRGYSDTNATSALMAWGEAAIVCIYFVCAVLYLRPYKKAAKRMAKELLEKVTKVSIKK from the coding sequence ATGCACGGCGTACTGCACAAGTATTTCCACTGGGGCGCCATCGCCAGCCTCGTCACCCTGATCGTCTGGTGCGTGCTGTGGGAAACCGTGATCGCGCCGCTGCAGCCGGGCGGCTCCTGGGTCGTCCTGAAGGCGGCGCCCCTGCTCATCCCCCTGTACGGCGTCATCAAGCGCGACGTCTACACCCTGCAATGGTCCTCGATGGTGATCCTGCTGTACTTCACGGAAGGCGTGGTGCGCGGCTACAGCGACACGAACGCCACCTCGGCCCTGATGGCCTGGGGCGAGGCGGCCATCGTCTGCATCTATTTTGTCTGCGCCGTGCTGTATCTGCGCCCGTATAAAAAGGCGGCCAAGCGCATGGCCAAAGAGCTTCTGGAAAAAGTGACTAAAGTGAGCATCAAGAAATGA